The Streptomyces sp. A2-16 sequence GATGATCTGGTCGATCCGGACATCAGGCAGATCTGCCAGTACTGGATCGGCACCGACAGGGTGTTGGTGCCTCCGGGCAGTTCATGCCGGAGGAGTGGGGCGGGGCTCCCAGCCTCTCGGGTCCTTCCCAGCCTGAGACATGAGGTGTCGACTTGGCGGATCATCCGAGCTTCGGCGTGCTGCTGACCCGGCTGGTGTATCACCGCCGCACGGATGTCGCGCGGCTGGCCTCGGCGTCCGGTGTTCCGGAGGCCGAACTCCGCGCGAATCGACTGGCAGTGGGCGTTTCGGTTCACAGGGCTGTGAACTGGCCTTTTGCTTTGTGTTGCCGGCCAGCCAGGGCCCTGCGCGTTCGGTGTGGTGGCCATCTGGCGGCCAAGCGGGCAGCGATTGTGCAAATGGGCCCCGGCCTGCCGTGCGTCACAGACGCGCTTGGGGCCGCAGGGTTGTGCCATCCGGACAATCCCACGATCAACGCGCCTTTATGGCCCGGTGGTCTGTGCCCGCTATGGAGGAACCCGCCTGGCCTGAACCGCTGCGCATGGGCCTGCATTTCTGCGTCGAAACTGAGGGCTTCGAGCTGTGGAGGCGGCCCGTAGGTGTTCGGACCCAACAGCTGGCGTTTGGGTGACTTCCAGGGGCGGCGGGCACCTTCGGGATGGCGATGGCGTGGCCGGATGATGCCGCGGTGTGAGGCGGCGGCGGTCAGTGCAGTGGTGAGTTCCTGGCCGTCGAGGTCGTTGAGGTTGAGCAGGCGGCAGAGGTCGCCGTAGTCGCGGTCGCGGGTGTTGAGGTCGCCGAGTGAGACTGCGGTGGAGAGTTTTTCGGCGATGACGGTGGCGTGTGGGTAGCCGAGAATCTGGAAGCTGTCCGCCATGAGCTGCTGCGGGAAGTCGATGGTCCGGGGGTGACAGGGTCGTCGAAGCTGACGTTCAGTTGGAGCTGAGTCGTGCTTTCGATACATCCTGACGGCGGTCGGCGCTCAGGGCGGATCGGAACAGTGATCGAGGAAGTCTCGAACCCCCAGGTCAGGCTTCCGTCTCGTGAGATTTCCTGGGGACTTTTCGGGGACTTTCAAGCCTGTCCCAGGGACTTCTCGGGGATTTTCCGCCGAGTAAGCAGGGAAGGCCCTGACAGCCCTGAAAGATACGAACGCGCTGGTCAGGGCCTACTTTCTCAGCACTCGATGATGTTCACCGCGAGCCCCCCGCGGGCCGTCTCCTTGTACTTCACGCTCATGTCCGCCCCGGTGTCTTTCATCGTCTTGATGACCTTGTCGAGGGACACCTTGTGGGAGCCGTCCCCCCGCAGGGCCATCCTCGCCGCCGTGACCGCCTTCACCGCGGCCATGCCGTTGCGTTCGATGCAGGGGATCTGGACGAGGCCGCCGACCGGGTCGCAGGTGAGGCCGAGGTTGTGCTCCATGCCGATCTCCGCGGCGTTCTCGACCTGTTCGGGGGAGCCGCCGAGCACCTCGGCGAGGGCGCCCGCGGCCATGGAGCAGGCGGAGCCGACCTCGCCCTGGCAGCCGACCTCGGCGCCGGAGATGGAGGCGTTCTCCTTGAAGAGCATGCCGATCGCGCCCGCGGCGAGGAGGAAGCGGACCACGCCGTCCTCGTCCGCGCCGGGAACGAAGTTCATGTAGTAGTGCAGGACCGCGGGGATGATGCCGGCCGCGCCGTTCGTCGGGGCCGTCACCACCCGGCCGCCGGCCGCGTTCTCCTCGTTGACCGCCATCGCGTACAGCGTGATCCACTCCATGGAGTGGGCCAACGCGTCGCCCTCCGCCCGCAGTTGACGGGCCGTCATGGAGGCGCGCCGACGCACCCGCAGACCGCCCGGCAGGATGCCCTCCTGGGACATGCCCCGGGACACACAGGCCTGCATCACGCGCCAGATGTCCAGGAGCCCGGCCCGGATCTCGTCCTCCGTGCGCCAGGCACGCTCGTTCTCCAGCATCAGGGAGGAGATCGACAGGCCGGTCTCCTCGGCCAGGCGCAGCAACTCGTCACCCGTGCGGAAGGGGTACTTCAGCACCGTATCGTCGAGCTTGATGCGGTCCTCGCCGACCGCGTCCTCGTCCACGACGAAGCCGCCGCCGACCGAGTAGTACGTCTTGGACAGCAGTTCCTCGCCCGAGGCGTCGTACGCCCACACGGTCATGCCGTTCGCGTGGTACGGAAGGGCCTTGCGGCGGTGCAGCACCAGGTCGTCGTCGAAGGAGAACGGGATCTGGTGCTCACCGAGCAGCTTCAGGACCCCGGCGGCCTTGATCGCCGCCACCCGGTCGTCCGCGTTCTCCACGTCCACCGTGCGCGGGGAGGCGCCCTCCAGGCCCAGCAGAACCGCCTTCGGGGTGCCGTGGCCGTGGCCGGTCGCGCCCAGGGAGCCGTACAGCTCGCAGCGGACGGAGGCGACCGACGGCAGCAGGTCCTCGTTGCGCAGGCGGCGCGCGAACATACGGGCGGCGCGCATCGGGCCGACCGTGTGGGAGCTCGACGGGCCGATGCCTATCGAGAACAGGTCGAAGACCGAGATGGCCACGGGAACTCCTTCACCAAGGGCGGGGGGCACACGTCGTCGGGTGCCCCCCACCGTGGAACTACTTGTTCAGGCCGGGGTACAGCGGGTGCTTGTCGGCAAGGGCCTTGACCCGGGCCTTCAGCGACTCCACGTCGTACGACGGCTTCAGGGCCTCGGCGATCACGTCCGCGACCTCGGCGAAGTCCTCGGCCGTGAAGCCGCGGGTGGCCAGGGCGGGTGTGCCGATCCGCAGGCCCGACGTCACCATCGGCGGGCGCGGGTCGTTCGGGACGGCGTTGCGGTTGACCGTGATGCCGACCTCGTGGAGACGGTCCTCGGCCTGCTTGCCGTCCAGCTCGGACTCGCGCAGGTCGACGAGGATCAGGTGCACGTCGGTGCCGCCGGAGAGCACGTCGACCCCGGCCTCCCGGGCGTCGTCGGCCGTCAGACGCTCGGCGAGGATGCGCGCACCCTCCACCGTACGCCGCTGGCGCTCCTTGAACTCCTCGCCCGCCGCCACCTTGAAGGACACCGCCTTCGCCGCGATCACGTGCTCCAGGGGACCGCCCTGGAAGCCCGGGAAGACGGAGGAGTTCAGCTTCTTCGCGAACTCCTGCCTGGCGAGGATGATGCCGCCGCGCGGGCCGCCCAGCGTCTTGTGGGTGGTGGAGGTGACCACGTCGGCGTACGGCACCGGGTTCTGGTGCAGCCCCGCGGCCACGAGACCGGCGAAGTGGGCCATGTCGACCCACAGGTACGCCTCGACCTCGTCGGCGATCCGGCGGAACTCCGCGAAGTCCAGCTGCCGCGGATAGGCGGACCAGCCCGCGATGATCACCTTGGGGCGGTGCTCCTTGGCGAGCTTCTCCAGCTCGGCCATGTCGACCAGACCGGTGACCGGGTCCACGTGGTAGGCGACCACGTCGAACTGCTTGCCGGAGAAGTTCAGCCGCATTCCGTGGGTCAGGTGACCGCCGTGCGCGAGGTCCAGGCCCAGGATCGTGTCGCCGGGCTGGGCCAGCGCGAACAGGGCGGCCTGGTTCGCGGAGGCACCGGAGTGGGGCTGCACATTGGCGTACTCGGCGCCGAACAGCTCCTTGAGCCGGTCGATCGCGATCTGCTCGGCCACGTCGACGTGCTCGCAGCCGCCGTAGTAGCGGCGGCCCGGGTAGCCCTCGGCGTACTTGTTGGTGAGGACCGAGCCCTGCGCCTCCATGACCGCGAGCGGAGCGAAGTTCTCCGAGGCGATCATCTCGAGGGTTGACTGCTGCCTGACCAGCTCGGCGTCGACCGCGGCGGCGATCTCAGGGTCGAGCTCGTGCAGGGGCGTGTTCAGTGCGGACATCAGGTGCGGACTCCTCAGCCGGCGGAAAAGGCGGTGTACTCGTCGGCGGAGAGCAGGTCGGCCGGCTCCTCCGAGACGCGTACCTTGAACAGCCAGCCGCCCTCGAAGGGGGCGGAGTTCACCAGTGCCGGGTCGCTGACGACGTCCTCGTTGACCTCGGTGACCTCACCGGAGACGGGGGAGTACAGGTCGCTGACCGACTTGGTCGACTCCAGCTCGCCGCAGGTCTCGCCCGCGGTCACCGTGTCACCGACCTCCGGGAGCTGCACGAAGACGACATCGCCGAGGGCGTTGGCCGCGTGCTCCGTGATGCCGACCGTCGAGACGCCGTCCTCGGCGCCCGACAGCCACTCGTGCTCCTTGCTGTAGCGCAGCTGCTGGGGGTTGCTCATGGCCTGAATTCTCCTGTACGCGGGGGAGTGCTGGTGAATGGGGGACTGCGGAAGGCGTGCGTGAGCAGCGACTCTGTGCCCAGCATCACCTACGACGGCTACTTCTGGCGCTTGTAGAACGGCAGCGCCACGACCTCGTACGGCTCGTGGCTGCCCCGGATGTCCACACCGACACCGGCCGTGCCCGGTGTGGCGTGGGCGGGGTCGACGTACGCCATGGCGATCGGCTTGCCCAGCGTGGGCGAGGGGGCGCCGGAGGTGACCTCGCCGACCACCTCGCCGTCGGCGACGACCGCGTACCCGGCACGCGGCACGCGACGCCCCTCGGCGACCAGGCCGACGAGGACGCGCGGCGGCTCGTGGTTCGCGTTCTCCGCGGCCTCACGCAGGGCCGCGCGGCCCACGAAGTCGCCCTCCTTCTCGAACTTCACGACCCGCCCGAGGCCCGCGTCGAAGGGCGTCAGCTCCCGCGAGAGCTCGTGCCCGTACAGCGGCATGCCCGCCTCCAGGCGCAGGGTGTCCCGGCAGGACAGTCCGCAGGGGACGAGTCCGACGCCCTCGCCCGCCTTGGTCAGCGCCTGCCACAGCTCCACCGCGTGCTCCGGCTTCACGAAGAGTTCGAAGCCGTCCTCCCCGGTGTACCCGGTGCGCGCGATCAGCGCGGGCACCCCGGCGACCGTGCCCGGCAGACCGGCGTAGTACTTCAGCCCGTCCAGGTCGGCGTCGGTCAGGGACGCGAGGATCCCGGGGGACTCCGGACCCTGTACGGCGATCAGGGCGTAGGCGTCCCGGTCGTCGCGCACCTCGGCGTCGAAGCCGGCCGCGCGCTCGGTCAGGGCGTCGAGGACGACCTGGGCGTTGGAGGCGTTGGCGACGACCATGTACTCGGTGTCGGCGAGACGGTAGACGATCAGGTCGTCCAGGATGCCGCCGTCGGCCTGGCAGATCATGGTGTAGCGGGCGCGGCCCACGCCGACGGAGGCGATGTTGCCGACGAGGGCGAAGTTCAGCAGCTGGGCGGCCTGCGGTCCGGTCACGGTGATCTCGCCCATGTGGGAGAGGTCGAAGAGCCCGGCCCTCGTGCGCACCGCGTTGTGCTCGTCGCGCTCGGAGCCGTACCGCAGGGGCATGTCCCAGCCGGCGAAGTCGGTCATCGTCGCACCGAGGGAGCGATGCAGGGCATCGAGCGCGGTGAGACGGAGTTCAGAACTGCTCATCGGACGGTCGTCTCCAAGGATCCCAGGACATGGGTATGACGGGCGAGGTATTCCTCCCCATCTGTCATCGGAACCTGAGAGGTTCGCCATGAAGACATGGCTTGCACCTTGGGTGGGGCCGCCTCGGGTGGGCGGCCCGCTTTTCAGATGTGCCTCGCCCGCGCGGTAACGGGGCCTGAGAGATTCAAGGGAGGGACTTGCTCCTTCGGCGCCCGGGTACACGTACCCAGGACTCTCCCGCGCGGATTCAAGCGGCCGGTATGCAGTTGGCGCGGACATCATTGCACGCATCGGACGCCGACGGCAGGGCCGCACCCGACCGCCCCTCGACCCTTCCTTCTTGTAACCGGCTTGTGGCGGTACGAGTACAGAAACGCGAGAGATCGTCCATTACCTTCTCTTTACGCTCGGTGGGGAGGGGAACCCTTACCCCGGAGGAGGACGATGACGGTGAACAGGACCACGGCGTACGCGGCGACCTCGGCCCTCGCGCTGCCCGAGCAGCCCGCGGCCCCGGCCGTCGAGGCCCGCGGCGCCCGCCCGGTCGTCCGTGACCTGCGCGACCGCGCGGGCCACGGTCCGCGCGCCCTGCTCTTCGGCCCCAAGGACCTCGTCGTCATCACCGGTCTGCCGGGCAGCGGCAAGTCCACGCTGATGAAGCGTGCCGTCAGCGGAATCCGGATCGACTCCCAGGACACCCGCGACCGCTGGGACGCCCGGCTGTCCCGTGTGCTGCCGTACGCCGTCTACCGCCCCTGGGTCCGGTTCGCGCACTACGCCGGCCTGCGCCGCGCCCTGCGCTCCGGCGAGGGAGTCGTGGTGCACGACTGCGGGACCCAGGCCTGGGTGCGGGGCTGGCTGGCCCGCGAGGCCCGGCGCCGGGGCGGCACCCTGCATCTGCTGCTGCTCGACGTCACCGCGGACACCGCTCTCGAGGGCCAGCGCGAGCGAGGCCGGGGCGTCTCGCGGTACGCCTTCCTGCGGCACCGGGGGGCGGCCTCCCGGCTGATCCGCTCGGTGGAGCGCGGTGACCTGCCCCAGGGCTGCGGTTCGGCGGTGCTGATCGACCGGGACGCGGCGGACGTGCTGCGGCGGATCGGGTTCACGGGCTGAGGCGCGTGGGCTTCTTGGGCCGAGCGGGGCGGAGCGGGGCCGAGCCGGTCATGGGCCGCACCCGCTAGCCTTCAGCCACATCAGTAGCGGTTCACAGCAGGCGGTCAGACAGATGGACTTCCCGGCGGATCTTCCCGCGGACTTTCCAGGACAGGCGCACCCCCACCCCCCTTCGCACGGCGGATGGCCCGGCAACGAGCTGGAGGAGGTGCTCTCGGCCTCCCTCGGCATGCCCTCGGCGGGCGGCCGGATCATCGAGGTGCTCGGCCGCAGCTTCGTCTGGATCCCCCTGCCCAACGGGGGCGGTCCGCACAGCGGCCCCCTTGACCTGCCCACTCTGGAGATCCAGGGCCAGGCGTTCGTCCCGGTCTTCAGCTCCGAGGAGCAGTTCCGCCAGGTCGTCGGCTCGCACCTGTCGTACACCATCGCCCCGGCGGTGGAGTTCGCCCGCGGTCTGCCCCCGCACGTGGGCATCGCCGTGAACCCCGACGGAGTGGTCGGCGTCCCGCTGCCGCCCGCCGCGGTGGCCGACCTGTGCCGGGTCGGACGCACCCCGCTGGACGGCCCCAACACCGGCGGACGCGTCAAGCTGTACGAGCCCGACTGGCAGGACGACCCGGTCGACTTCCTCGCCACCGCGGCCGCGGAGTTCGCGGCGACGGGCGTGGTCCTCACCGCCCGCCGCTGCCTGGCCGCCATCGAGACGGCCGACCCGGTGATGTTCGTGGGCGTGGAACTCTCCCAGTGGGAGGGCGACCTGCGAACCCTGCCGATGGACGCCCTGGGCAGGGCCCTCGGCACGACCCCGGTGCGGTGGCCGGTCAACCTGGTCCTGCTGGACGTGGCGGACGACCCGGTGGGCCACTGGATGCGGGGACAGGTGCGCCCCTTCTACACGCAGGGCTAGCCGAACTCACCCTGGGCCGCGGGGAACTGCGCGAGGAGTCGCGGCCGACCCGCACCCGCCGACATCGCACAGGTCCCGAGCTCGTGGGCGCTTAAGCTGGTTTCATACTCGGGGAACTTTCAAGAAGGGGCGATACGACGTGAGCGCCAGCGGCACCGCGACCGGCACGGTCGAGCACATGCTGCGCCAGGTGACCCCCGGGCGCTACGACGCCTACGAGGCATTGCTGCGCGCCCTCGCGACCCCGAACAACGGCCAGATCTGGATGCTCCTGTGGCACGGCCAGTCCGGCTCCCCGGACGCCCAGTACGGAAACATGGAGGTCGACGGCTACGGCTACGCCCCCTGCGTGACCTCGGCCCAGGAGCTGAGCGCCAGTGGCTGGAACCGTTCGTACGAAGTGGCCGACGCCATCGACGTGGCCCGCACCCTCTACCCCGACCACTTCGGCCTCTGGCTCAACCCGCACGCCCCCGGCGGCGGCGTCGGCATCCCCTGGCTCGATCTGCGCCGTATCGCGACCGGACTGGAGCGTCAGCCCGCGGGGCCGCTCAGGCTCTCGGAACCCGGCATCGAGATCCCCCAGTTCTACGCCCTGCTCGTGCAGAACGCCCACCGCACCCCGGCGGTCCGCTCGCTGCGCCGCGCCTGGGTGCAGCCGGCGCTCGGGGCGCCGTATCTCGCCATCGGCCTGGATGTGTACGACACCAGCCCCTCGGCGGTGGACTCGGTGCGCGCGATGATGCAGCAGTCCATCGGCGCGGTCCCGGACGGACTGCCGGTGTCGACGGTCGCGATGTCCGACGAGTACGACCCGGTGGCGCTGTGGATGCGTGCCGGTGCCCGTCCGTTCTACGACCGTGAGGCCCACGGATCTCCCGCTCAGGCACCGGCGGCCGGGTACGGCTACCCGCCCGTCCGTGGTGGTTACTGAGAGCAATGACACCCGTTCGGCTCGTTTGCGTAACAGCCACGTTTCTTCGCGCGTAGATAGCGGCGGATCATCGCGAATGTCGCCTATTGTGCCGTTCTGTCCCAACTGACATGTGTCCGGGGGGCGTTACCCGCTGTTCGGATAACGGAATCCCTCTTACTGCATCACGGTTACGCATACTTTCTTCGCCAGGCCTGGCGGGTGATCGCAGCGAAGCTGAAGACTCCCCAGGCAGACGCAGGATCGGACGTTCCTGTGAACTGAGCAAGTCGACAAAGCCGTAATCCACGGCAGGTGTAGGCCGGTCACCACCGGCGAGAGGGGTCGGGTCACTGTGACCGCACCGATCGAGACCACCGGGGCGCAGGCCGAGGCGCAGCCGGAGGCTGTCCTCGCCGGCGCCGGCAAGGGGCAGATCGAGGGCCGTTCCCTGGGGCAGATCGCCTGGTCCCGGTTCAAGAAGGACAAGGTGGCGGTCGCCGGCGGTGTGATCGTCATCCTGCTGATCCTGGTCGCGGTGCTCTCCCGTCCCATCCAGGCCATGTTCGGGCTGGACCCGAACGCCCTGCACCAGGATCTGATCGACCCCAACACCTCGCTGCCCAAGGGCGGCTGGGGCGGCATGAGCTGGGACCACCCGCTCGGCGTGGAGCCGAAGTTCGGCCGCGACATCGCCACCCGCATCCTCGAGGGCTCCTGGGTCTCGCTGGTCGTGGCCTTCGGTGCCACGATCCTGTCCAACACGATCGGCGCGGTCCTCGGCGTGGTCGCCGGTTACTACGGCGGCCGGGTCGACACGATCATCAGCCGGCTCATGGACACCTTCCTGGCGTTCCCGCTGCTGCTGTTCGCCATCGCCATCTCGGCCACCCTGCAGGGCGGTGCCTTCGGGCTGGAGGGCCTGCCGCTGCACATCAGCGTGCTGATCTTCATCATCGGCTTCTTCAACTGGCCCTACCTGGGCCGTATCGTGCGCGGCCAGACCCTGGCCCTGCGCGAGCGGGAGTTCGTCGACGCCTCGCGGGGGATGGGGGCCAAGGGGCCCTACATCCTCTTCCGGGAGCTGCTGCCGAACCTCGTCGGCCCGATCATCGTCTACTCGACGCTGCTCATCCCGACCAACATCCTCTTCGAGGCGTCCCTCAGTTTCCTCGGCGTCGGCATCCAGCCTCCGCAGGCGTCCTGGGGCGGCATGATCAACCAGGCGGTCGACTACTACCAGGTCGACCCCCAGTTCATGATCGTGCCTGGTCTGGCCATCTTCGTGACCGTCCTGGCGTTCAATCTGCTCGGTGACGGTCTCCGCGACGCTCTCGACCCGCGCAGCCGCTGACCCGCGGCGGCGGTGAGAGTCCACAAGATTTCC is a genomic window containing:
- the glyA gene encoding serine hydroxymethyltransferase yields the protein MSALNTPLHELDPEIAAAVDAELVRQQSTLEMIASENFAPLAVMEAQGSVLTNKYAEGYPGRRYYGGCEHVDVAEQIAIDRLKELFGAEYANVQPHSGASANQAALFALAQPGDTILGLDLAHGGHLTHGMRLNFSGKQFDVVAYHVDPVTGLVDMAELEKLAKEHRPKVIIAGWSAYPRQLDFAEFRRIADEVEAYLWVDMAHFAGLVAAGLHQNPVPYADVVTSTTHKTLGGPRGGIILARQEFAKKLNSSVFPGFQGGPLEHVIAAKAVSFKVAAGEEFKERQRRTVEGARILAERLTADDAREAGVDVLSGGTDVHLILVDLRESELDGKQAEDRLHEVGITVNRNAVPNDPRPPMVTSGLRIGTPALATRGFTAEDFAEVADVIAEALKPSYDVESLKARVKALADKHPLYPGLNK
- the gcvH gene encoding glycine cleavage system protein GcvH; its protein translation is MSNPQQLRYSKEHEWLSGAEDGVSTVGITEHAANALGDVVFVQLPEVGDTVTAGETCGELESTKSVSDLYSPVSGEVTEVNEDVVSDPALVNSAPFEGGWLFKVRVSEEPADLLSADEYTAFSAG
- a CDS encoding enhanced serine sensitivity protein SseB C-terminal domain-containing protein, encoding MSASGTATGTVEHMLRQVTPGRYDAYEALLRALATPNNGQIWMLLWHGQSGSPDAQYGNMEVDGYGYAPCVTSAQELSASGWNRSYEVADAIDVARTLYPDHFGLWLNPHAPGGGVGIPWLDLRRIATGLERQPAGPLRLSEPGIEIPQFYALLVQNAHRTPAVRSLRRAWVQPALGAPYLAIGLDVYDTSPSAVDSVRAMMQQSIGAVPDGLPVSTVAMSDEYDPVALWMRAGARPFYDREAHGSPAQAPAAGYGYPPVRGGY
- a CDS encoding AAA family ATPase, translated to MTVNRTTAYAATSALALPEQPAAPAVEARGARPVVRDLRDRAGHGPRALLFGPKDLVVITGLPGSGKSTLMKRAVSGIRIDSQDTRDRWDARLSRVLPYAVYRPWVRFAHYAGLRRALRSGEGVVVHDCGTQAWVRGWLAREARRRGGTLHLLLLDVTADTALEGQRERGRGVSRYAFLRHRGAASRLIRSVERGDLPQGCGSAVLIDRDAADVLRRIGFTG
- a CDS encoding L-serine ammonia-lyase, which translates into the protein MAISVFDLFSIGIGPSSSHTVGPMRAARMFARRLRNEDLLPSVASVRCELYGSLGATGHGHGTPKAVLLGLEGASPRTVDVENADDRVAAIKAAGVLKLLGEHQIPFSFDDDLVLHRRKALPYHANGMTVWAYDASGEELLSKTYYSVGGGFVVDEDAVGEDRIKLDDTVLKYPFRTGDELLRLAEETGLSISSLMLENERAWRTEDEIRAGLLDIWRVMQACVSRGMSQEGILPGGLRVRRRASMTARQLRAEGDALAHSMEWITLYAMAVNEENAAGGRVVTAPTNGAAGIIPAVLHYYMNFVPGADEDGVVRFLLAAGAIGMLFKENASISGAEVGCQGEVGSACSMAAGALAEVLGGSPEQVENAAEIGMEHNLGLTCDPVGGLVQIPCIERNGMAAVKAVTAARMALRGDGSHKVSLDKVIKTMKDTGADMSVKYKETARGGLAVNIIEC
- a CDS encoding ABC transporter permease, translating into MTAPIETTGAQAEAQPEAVLAGAGKGQIEGRSLGQIAWSRFKKDKVAVAGGVIVILLILVAVLSRPIQAMFGLDPNALHQDLIDPNTSLPKGGWGGMSWDHPLGVEPKFGRDIATRILEGSWVSLVVAFGATILSNTIGAVLGVVAGYYGGRVDTIISRLMDTFLAFPLLLFAIAISATLQGGAFGLEGLPLHISVLIFIIGFFNWPYLGRIVRGQTLALREREFVDASRGMGAKGPYILFRELLPNLVGPIIVYSTLLIPTNILFEASLSFLGVGIQPPQASWGGMINQAVDYYQVDPQFMIVPGLAIFVTVLAFNLLGDGLRDALDPRSR
- the gcvT gene encoding glycine cleavage system aminomethyltransferase GcvT; amino-acid sequence: MSSSELRLTALDALHRSLGATMTDFAGWDMPLRYGSERDEHNAVRTRAGLFDLSHMGEITVTGPQAAQLLNFALVGNIASVGVGRARYTMICQADGGILDDLIVYRLADTEYMVVANASNAQVVLDALTERAAGFDAEVRDDRDAYALIAVQGPESPGILASLTDADLDGLKYYAGLPGTVAGVPALIARTGYTGEDGFELFVKPEHAVELWQALTKAGEGVGLVPCGLSCRDTLRLEAGMPLYGHELSRELTPFDAGLGRVVKFEKEGDFVGRAALREAAENANHEPPRVLVGLVAEGRRVPRAGYAVVADGEVVGEVTSGAPSPTLGKPIAMAYVDPAHATPGTAGVGVDIRGSHEPYEVVALPFYKRQK
- a CDS encoding nucleotidyl transferase AbiEii/AbiGii toxin family protein; the encoded protein is MADSFQILGYPHATVIAEKLSTAVSLGDLNTRDRDYGDLCRLLNLNDLDGQELTTALTAAASHRGIIRPRHRHPEGARRPWKSPKRQLLGPNTYGPPPQLEALSFDAEMQAHAQRFRPGGFLHSGHRPPGHKGALIVGLSGWHNPAAPSASVTHGRPGPICTIAARLAARWPPHRTRRALAGRQHKAKGQFTAL
- a CDS encoding enhanced serine sensitivity protein SseB: MDFPADLPADFPGQAHPHPPSHGGWPGNELEEVLSASLGMPSAGGRIIEVLGRSFVWIPLPNGGGPHSGPLDLPTLEIQGQAFVPVFSSEEQFRQVVGSHLSYTIAPAVEFARGLPPHVGIAVNPDGVVGVPLPPAAVADLCRVGRTPLDGPNTGGRVKLYEPDWQDDPVDFLATAAAEFAATGVVLTARRCLAAIETADPVMFVGVELSQWEGDLRTLPMDALGRALGTTPVRWPVNLVLLDVADDPVGHWMRGQVRPFYTQG